The Streptomyces sp. RKND-216 genomic sequence TCTGGACGGCCTGCTCCAGCGCACCGTGGAGCGCGCACGCGACATGCTCGACGGCGACGCCGCCTACCTCCTGCTGGCCACCGACGACGAGACCGAACTCGAGGTGCGCGCCTCGACCGGCCTGACCTCCGCGCGGCAGCGGTTCGCCCGCGTCCCCGTCGAGGCAGGCAGCGGCCGCTACGGCTCGGCCCGGATGCCCTCCGTGCATGAGGACCTGGCGGTCGTCCCCGGCGCCGTGCCGCTGCTGGAGGGCACCGGCATGCGGTCGGTGGTCATCGTCCCGCTCAAGGTCGAGGGCCGTCTCACCGGCTCACTGGGGGTCGCCACCGAATCGCCAGGCCGGTACACCAACGAGGAGGCACTGCGTCTCCAGTTCGCCGCCGACCGCATCGCCCTCGCCGTGGAACGCGCCCGGCTGACGGAACTGGAACGGCTGCGCCGGGGTTCGCTGTCTTTCCTCGTGGAGGCGTCCGACCTGCTGGCCGGCACGCTGGACCGCAACCAGACGCTCGCCCTGATGGCACAGATGACCGTGCCCACCCTGGCGTCCTGGTGCGCCGTCTACACGGTGGCCGAACCGGGCTCGGAACCCGCACTCGCCTACGTGCTGCACGAGGACGAGGAGCGCATCGACAGCCTCAAGGCCCTCCTCGGCAAGGTCGATCCCCCGGACCCGGTGCCCGCGCCCGGCGCCCGGCTGTGGACCGCCCCGACCGACACCGCGCACGGCTCCGCGCTGCGCACCTCGCTGCGCAGCGCGACGCTCGGCGAGGACGACAACCCCGCCCCGGGGTCCGGACTCGCCACCGCCGCTGCCGTGGGCGGCGAGACCGTGGTGATGCCACTGGTCGCCCGCAACCGGGTCATCGGCATGCTCGTCCTCGGCAAGCCGACCGACGAGCGGTTCCGCCAGGAGATCATTGAGCTGGCGGAGGATCTGTCCCGCCGCGCCGCACTCGCGCTGGACAACGCGCGCCTCTACTCGGAGCGGACCGCGATCAGCCAGTCCCTGCAGCGCAGCCTGCTTCCCCCGGGGCTCCCCGATGTCCCCGGCATGGAGGTCGAGGTCATCTACCGCGCCGCGGGCGAGGGCAACGAAGTCGGCGGCGACTTCTACGACCTGTTCGAGATCCGCGACGGCGGATACGGCTTCGCCATCGGCGACGTCTGCGGCACCGGCCCGGAGGCCGCCGCCGTCACCGGCCTCGCGCGGCACGCGCTGCGTCTCCTCGCCCGCGAGGGCTTCGCCGGCCCCGCCGTGCTGGAACGTCTCAACGCCGCGATCCTCGACGAGGGCGCCCGCAGCCGCTTCCTCACCCTGTTGTACGGCGAGTTGTGGCCGCAGCCCGACGGCGGCGCCCGGCTCGAGGTGGTGTGCGCGGGTCATCCGCTGCCGCTCCGCCTGCGGCCGGACGGCACGGTCGAACCGGCGGCCGAACCGCAGCCGCTGCTCGGCGTCATGGAAGACCTGGAACTGTACGAGCAGCACGTCGTGCTGGAGCCGGGAGACGTGATGCTGTGCGTCACCGACGGGGTGACGGAGCGTCGGGAGGGCACCCGCATGCTCGGTGACGACGGCCTCGCCGCCGCGCTCTCCACGTGCACGGGGCTCACGGCCGGCGCAGTGGCGGCGCGCATCATGCGCACCGTCGAGCACTTCGCCAGCGTGCCGCTCTCGGACGACATGGCGATCCTGACCATGCGCGCTCCCGGCTGACGGGCGGGAGCACCGCCGGTGCTCCCGGTACGACGAAGGGCCTTCACCGCGCGCGGTGAAGGCCCTTCGTCGTGGAGCCCCAAAACGGAATCGAACCGTTGACCTTCTCCTTACCATGGAGACGCTCTGCCGACTGAGCTATTGGGGCGCGTCGACGTCGTCGATCATACCTGACGGCGCGGAGTGCTCCGCACCGGGAGGAGGCCCGCGCAGGTCGGCCGGAGTCAGCAGGCGGGCTCCAGCAGCAATCCGCCCAGCGCGTTGCAGGCCGCGACGATGCGGTGGAGCTCACGCTTCGTCAGG encodes the following:
- a CDS encoding SpoIIE family protein phosphatase is translated as MITARAAATFEPVGRSVAVARGFVRDTLQGWGLGEIVDDAVVLTSELVTNAVIHAGTSAEVICLREEDTVRVEVVDHYPERELPLHDAGQPHGNPDREGGRGLLLCAALASRWGVDYAAADKRVWFRLDLPERPVGTRAAGPALPDAALPVAAHRVHVAVIQVDRGGAVGSWNEDATELFGYTAEQVVGKPLTDLAAWPHTPGTGTGIAEALQLSRWEGSYGMRDTDGRTVAVYASHLRVRDSDGEPSTVCLLVRDHERAVLQSPPRGHGGDGDPQNGREGQTADPFEVFIGSPAPDDLDGLLQRTVERARDMLDGDAAYLLLATDDETELEVRASTGLTSARQRFARVPVEAGSGRYGSARMPSVHEDLAVVPGAVPLLEGTGMRSVVIVPLKVEGRLTGSLGVATESPGRYTNEEALRLQFAADRIALAVERARLTELERLRRGSLSFLVEASDLLAGTLDRNQTLALMAQMTVPTLASWCAVYTVAEPGSEPALAYVLHEDEERIDSLKALLGKVDPPDPVPAPGARLWTAPTDTAHGSALRTSLRSATLGEDDNPAPGSGLATAAAVGGETVVMPLVARNRVIGMLVLGKPTDERFRQEIIELAEDLSRRAALALDNARLYSERTAISQSLQRSLLPPGLPDVPGMEVEVIYRAAGEGNEVGGDFYDLFEIRDGGYGFAIGDVCGTGPEAAAVTGLARHALRLLAREGFAGPAVLERLNAAILDEGARSRFLTLLYGELWPQPDGGARLEVVCAGHPLPLRLRPDGTVEPAAEPQPLLGVMEDLELYEQHVVLEPGDVMLCVTDGVTERREGTRMLGDDGLAAALSTCTGLTAGAVAARIMRTVEHFASVPLSDDMAILTMRAPG